Proteins from one Chitinophaga oryzae genomic window:
- a CDS encoding class I lanthipeptide has product MRKTFEKKLVLNKIKVAKLNASQPGNIDVKAPTYTGCSLMAKCTPPSTKGC; this is encoded by the coding sequence ATGAGAAAAACATTTGAAAAAAAGCTGGTGCTCAACAAGATTAAAGTAGCTAAACTGAATGCTTCCCAACCGGGTAATATCGACGTGAAAGCGCCTACTTACACAGGATGCAGCCTGATGGCCAAATGTACTCCTCCTTCCACTAAAGGTTGTTAA
- a CDS encoding glycoside hydrolase family 2 protein, whose amino-acid sequence MKKFSLAGVLCVSLFLRGYAQEGRSVLPFNDGWSFRKGALTTDKNQPDTGWTNVTVPHTWNNKDMQEGKDFYAGEACYRKVFAVDPQWKGKRLFLRFEGVGAVAGLYVNNRLIGEHKGSYSAFCYEITHSVKYGEENTFVVKANNSAREDVLPINHFLFGIFGGIYRPVSLIVTNDINITTTDYASPGIYIRQSNVSAQKAAIHVTAKIENKQLHHKDIVVQTVIKDRQGRPVAVQRKNVQVSPQGINIIRQDLQVDRPHLWNGRKDPYLYSLTTTVMADGKMLDAVTQPLGIRRFEVVPGKGFFLNGQPYAMHGVTRHQEWQDYGNALSNTQHKADLDLIKEIGATTIRFAHYQQAEYLYSQCDSMGFVIWAEIPFVNKASGKEGDNAKQQLTELIRQNFNHPAIYVWGLHNEVYAKTPDEHVAVLTRQLNDLAKTEDPDRYTTAVSGYGEMDRPANLAADIQGMNRYYGWYEGKIEDIEGWVKGLEQKYPDYKLMLTEYGADGNINQHTDSLSTGFDPVSGQFFPETYQTATHVKQWAVIEQHPYIAASYLWNTFEFAVPMWNRGGVNARNLKGLITYDRQQKKDAFFWYKANWNPEPMIYIAERRNNVRKQAKVQVEVFSNMENVTVSVNNGKPLTARQGANKRDFLFENIILRPGANTITATGVQQGKILTDTITWQLQVSE is encoded by the coding sequence ATGAAGAAATTTTCTTTAGCCGGCGTGCTGTGCGTATCCCTGTTCCTGCGGGGATACGCGCAGGAAGGCCGCAGCGTACTGCCTTTCAACGATGGCTGGTCTTTCCGCAAAGGCGCGCTGACGACTGACAAAAATCAGCCGGACACCGGCTGGACGAATGTAACGGTGCCGCATACCTGGAACAACAAGGACATGCAGGAAGGTAAAGACTTTTATGCCGGAGAAGCCTGTTACCGCAAAGTGTTTGCCGTAGATCCGCAATGGAAAGGCAAACGGCTGTTCCTGCGTTTTGAAGGCGTAGGTGCTGTTGCCGGCCTGTATGTCAACAACCGGTTGATAGGAGAGCACAAAGGTTCTTATTCCGCTTTTTGTTATGAGATCACCCATTCCGTGAAATATGGTGAGGAAAACACTTTCGTGGTAAAAGCGAACAACAGCGCCCGCGAAGATGTACTGCCCATCAATCATTTCCTGTTTGGCATCTTCGGCGGTATCTACCGGCCGGTAAGCCTGATCGTTACCAATGATATCAATATCACTACCACGGACTATGCTTCGCCGGGGATCTATATCCGTCAAAGTAACGTGAGCGCCCAAAAGGCGGCTATCCACGTCACCGCCAAGATTGAGAACAAACAGCTGCATCATAAAGACATCGTGGTGCAGACGGTGATCAAAGACCGGCAGGGCAGACCGGTAGCTGTTCAGCGTAAGAACGTGCAGGTGAGCCCGCAAGGCATCAATATCATCCGGCAGGACCTGCAGGTAGACCGGCCGCATTTATGGAACGGCCGCAAAGATCCGTACCTGTACTCGCTGACGACTACGGTCATGGCTGATGGAAAAATGCTGGACGCGGTGACACAGCCGCTGGGCATCCGTCGCTTTGAGGTGGTGCCGGGTAAAGGTTTTTTCCTCAACGGACAACCTTATGCCATGCACGGCGTTACCCGTCACCAGGAATGGCAGGACTACGGCAATGCGCTTTCCAATACGCAGCACAAGGCAGACCTGGACCTGATCAAAGAGATAGGCGCCACCACTATCCGCTTTGCGCACTATCAGCAGGCGGAGTACCTCTATTCGCAGTGTGATAGCATGGGTTTTGTGATATGGGCGGAAATACCTTTCGTCAATAAAGCTTCCGGAAAGGAGGGCGACAATGCCAAACAACAACTGACAGAATTGATCCGGCAGAACTTCAACCATCCGGCTATTTATGTTTGGGGGCTGCATAACGAAGTATACGCCAAAACGCCTGACGAGCATGTGGCCGTACTGACCCGTCAGTTGAACGACCTGGCCAAAACAGAAGATCCCGATCGTTATACCACCGCCGTTAGCGGGTATGGCGAGATGGACCGGCCGGCCAACCTGGCGGCCGATATACAAGGTATGAACCGTTATTACGGCTGGTACGAGGGAAAGATAGAAGATATTGAAGGCTGGGTGAAGGGGCTGGAGCAAAAATACCCGGATTATAAACTCATGCTGACAGAATACGGTGCGGACGGTAATATCAACCAGCATACCGATTCGTTGTCCACCGGTTTCGATCCGGTCAGCGGACAATTTTTTCCCGAGACATACCAGACGGCCACCCATGTAAAACAGTGGGCTGTTATAGAGCAGCATCCTTATATTGCCGCTTCCTATCTGTGGAACACGTTCGAGTTTGCCGTGCCCATGTGGAACAGGGGAGGGGTGAACGCCCGCAACCTGAAAGGGCTGATCACCTACGACCGTCAGCAGAAGAAAGACGCTTTTTTCTGGTACAAGGCCAACTGGAACCCGGAGCCTATGATCTATATCGCTGAACGCCGCAACAACGTGCGTAAGCAGGCAAAGGTACAGGTGGAAGTATTCAGCAACATGGAGAACGTGACCGTCTCCGTGAATAATGGAAAACCGCTGACCGCCAGGCAGGGCGCTAATAAGAGAGATTTTCTTTTTGAGAACATTATCCTGCGGCCCGGCGCGAATACCATCACCGCCACCGGTGTACAGCAGGGAAAGATATTGACAGACACGATCACCTGGCAGTTGCAGGTATCGGAATAA
- a CDS encoding 4'-phosphopantetheinyl transferase family protein, translating into MAVSIYYTVFDAPLPEDRFERLLGVLPEQARRKVLRFHRWQDAHASLLGKHLLLHAFAQLDRQVDLEAVLYTPSGRPYWPGGPDFNISHSGNIAVCAVDTSGRVGIDIEQNGGIEIGDFREQFTPGEWQQVMGAPDPVWQFYRYWTMKEATAKANGIGIVELPAVHILSDTAVALQGFTWTLTPVALQDTYAGHLATETTPAAVNIEEVRF; encoded by the coding sequence ATGGCTGTCTCGATTTATTATACTGTTTTTGATGCACCGCTGCCGGAGGACCGGTTCGAGCGGTTGCTGGGTGTACTACCCGAACAGGCACGCAGAAAGGTATTGCGGTTTCACCGCTGGCAGGACGCACATGCCTCCCTGCTGGGAAAACATTTGCTGTTGCACGCCTTTGCACAGCTGGACCGTCAGGTGGACCTGGAAGCGGTGTTGTATACGCCGTCGGGCCGGCCGTATTGGCCGGGCGGGCCGGATTTTAATATCTCTCATTCCGGCAATATAGCCGTCTGCGCTGTGGATACCAGCGGCAGAGTGGGCATCGACATAGAACAAAACGGAGGTATCGAAATCGGAGATTTTCGCGAGCAGTTTACACCCGGTGAGTGGCAGCAGGTGATGGGGGCGCCGGACCCGGTATGGCAGTTTTACCGGTACTGGACCATGAAGGAAGCGACGGCCAAAGCCAATGGCATCGGCATCGTAGAGCTACCGGCGGTGCATATCCTGTCTGATACCGCAGTGGCGCTGCAGGGCTTTACCTGGACGCTGACACCTGTGGCGCTGCAGGATACCTATGCGGGCCATCTGGCGACAGAAACGACGCCGGCAGCTGTCAATATTGAAGAAGTCCGCTTCTGA
- a CDS encoding alpha-L-fucosidase has product MRNKMITGIFAAACCTLLLQATVQGQQPRQDTIALKHGAHRMGNRTDADMVRWRSLRFGQFIHWGLYAIPAGEWNGKTYNGAAEWIRSWKEMPHKAYDQLYRQFNPVNFNPQQWAAQAKAMGAKYMIITTKHHDGFCLWPSKYSKYTIAASPWKKDLLGPMIDAYNKAGIDVHLYFSIIDWNHPDYRASLKNAADSAAGKRFQVFVKNQLAELLQRYPTIKGFWFDGTWDDSWKNDGAFSDELEQYLQALHPGLVMGSRLRADEKGARHFDSNGRLMGDYEQGWERKLPATIADVHGNDWEAVMTVPENQWGYHAKWMGHVKTVNEILEMLVKSVSLNGNFVLNFGPKADGTYRAEEQQLAAGIGEWMKVNGAAVYDGTYAGFEKQDWGYYIRKSGTDSVYMVVFNMPVSGSLRVKLPARTELTGVSMMQGNVALAPEWIGRNEYFIHLPNKQQESPMVILLKTVKGENKDKGNVEKART; this is encoded by the coding sequence ATGAGGAATAAAATGATTACCGGCATATTCGCCGCCGCCTGTTGCACATTGCTGCTGCAGGCCACGGTGCAGGGCCAGCAGCCCAGGCAGGACACCATTGCATTGAAACACGGCGCACATCGTATGGGTAACCGCACCGATGCCGATATGGTCCGCTGGCGGTCTCTCCGCTTTGGACAGTTCATACACTGGGGGCTGTATGCCATCCCCGCCGGGGAATGGAACGGCAAGACGTACAACGGCGCTGCCGAATGGATACGCTCGTGGAAAGAGATGCCGCATAAGGCGTATGATCAGCTGTACAGGCAGTTCAACCCGGTGAATTTTAACCCGCAGCAGTGGGCAGCGCAGGCCAAAGCGATGGGCGCGAAGTATATGATCATCACCACCAAGCACCATGATGGTTTCTGTCTCTGGCCCAGCAAGTATTCAAAATATACCATCGCCGCTTCTCCGTGGAAAAAAGATTTACTGGGGCCGATGATCGATGCGTACAATAAAGCAGGGATCGATGTACACCTGTATTTTTCTATTATCGACTGGAACCATCCGGACTACCGGGCTTCGTTAAAGAATGCTGCGGATTCCGCGGCGGGTAAACGTTTCCAGGTGTTTGTCAAAAATCAGCTGGCGGAACTGTTGCAGCGTTATCCCACTATCAAAGGTTTCTGGTTTGACGGTACGTGGGACGATTCCTGGAAAAACGACGGCGCTTTCAGCGATGAACTGGAGCAGTACCTGCAAGCGCTGCATCCCGGCCTGGTGATGGGCAGCCGCCTGCGTGCCGATGAAAAAGGGGCCCGTCACTTCGATTCCAACGGCCGCCTGATGGGCGATTATGAGCAGGGCTGGGAGAGAAAGCTTCCTGCCACCATCGCGGACGTGCATGGCAACGACTGGGAAGCGGTGATGACGGTACCTGAAAACCAGTGGGGCTACCATGCGAAGTGGATGGGGCATGTGAAGACAGTGAACGAGATCCTGGAAATGCTGGTGAAAAGTGTTTCGCTCAATGGTAATTTTGTGCTCAATTTCGGACCAAAAGCAGACGGTACTTACCGCGCCGAAGAGCAGCAGCTGGCCGCAGGTATTGGCGAGTGGATGAAAGTCAACGGCGCTGCTGTTTACGACGGTACCTATGCCGGTTTCGAGAAACAGGACTGGGGGTATTATATCCGTAAATCCGGAACAGACAGTGTGTACATGGTGGTTTTTAATATGCCCGTATCCGGTAGTTTAAGGGTAAAGCTGCCGGCGCGTACGGAGCTGACAGGCGTATCTATGATGCAGGGTAATGTCGCTCTTGCGCCGGAATGGATTGGCCGCAACGAATACTTTATTCATCTGCCGAATAAACAGCAGGAATCGCCGATGGTCATCTTGCTAAAAACGGTGAAAGGGGAGAATAAAGACAAAGGAAATGTCGAGAAAGCAAGAACGTGA
- a CDS encoding VOC family protein, whose product MKTKKIWANFSVQNLERTTAFYQRLGFKHNGASAQLTSFFFGDDNFIIHFFLKDVLEPAMMGPVIDTKAGNEIIFTLSADTKEEVDNWEKEIREAGGTIVSQPVEFGEGYYGFVFADPDGHKFNVFHM is encoded by the coding sequence ATGAAAACAAAAAAGATCTGGGCTAATTTCAGCGTACAGAATTTAGAACGCACTACCGCCTTTTACCAACGTCTCGGCTTTAAACACAACGGAGCGTCAGCGCAGCTGACCAGCTTTTTCTTTGGCGACGATAACTTTATCATCCATTTCTTTTTGAAAGACGTTCTGGAACCTGCTATGATGGGTCCTGTCATTGATACAAAGGCGGGAAATGAAATCATCTTCACCCTTTCTGCCGACACAAAAGAAGAGGTAGATAACTGGGAAAAAGAAATACGGGAAGCCGGCGGTACCATCGTGTCACAGCCGGTGGAGTTTGGAGAGGGGTATTACGGGTTTGTGTTTGCCGATCCTGACGGCCACAAATTCAATGTCTTCCACATGTAG
- a CDS encoding S1C family serine protease produces the protein MENALTFLAHHPVNDAGLLDAYSQTVTGVVGTVAESVVHIEVQRPVNDRRNPEKKTQNGAGSGFIISSDGFIITNNHVIEKAESIRVSFVDGRKVNAEIKGADPSTDIAVLKIDETGLKAMSFADSSALQVGQIAIAIGNPMGLQYTVTAGVVSALGRTLRASNGRLIDNVIQTDAALNPGNSGGPLVNSLGQIIGVNTAMIPAAQGLCFAISSNLAAQIAGQLILHGKVRRAQLGIAAQPVKLTARMIAANKLTTQSGVYVVETIPDGNYDNSRLHTGDIIVAFDNVPVATVDDMHQQLTEKQIGRKVPVDLLRGGHKMTVTVIPGPAGI, from the coding sequence ATGGAAAATGCACTCACCTTCTTAGCACATCATCCGGTAAACGACGCCGGTTTACTGGATGCATATTCTCAAACGGTCACCGGTGTGGTAGGCACGGTCGCCGAATCCGTTGTACACATTGAAGTACAACGCCCTGTCAACGACAGGCGCAATCCTGAAAAGAAAACGCAGAACGGCGCCGGATCGGGCTTCATCATTTCTTCTGACGGCTTTATCATCACCAATAATCACGTGATAGAAAAGGCGGAAAGCATCCGCGTTTCTTTCGTTGACGGCAGGAAAGTCAACGCAGAAATCAAAGGCGCCGACCCCTCCACGGATATCGCCGTACTCAAGATCGATGAAACCGGGCTGAAAGCGATGTCTTTCGCGGATTCATCTGCCTTACAGGTAGGACAGATCGCTATCGCCATCGGTAACCCCATGGGCCTGCAATATACCGTTACTGCCGGCGTGGTCAGTGCGTTGGGCCGCACCCTCCGCGCCAGTAACGGCAGGCTGATAGACAACGTCATCCAAACCGACGCAGCCCTCAATCCGGGCAACAGCGGTGGACCGCTGGTCAACTCCCTCGGCCAGATCATCGGCGTAAATACCGCCATGATCCCGGCTGCACAGGGACTTTGTTTCGCCATCTCGTCTAACCTCGCCGCCCAGATAGCCGGCCAGCTTATCCTCCACGGGAAAGTCAGACGCGCCCAACTCGGCATCGCGGCTCAACCGGTAAAACTCACCGCCCGCATGATCGCCGCCAATAAACTCACCACCCAAAGCGGCGTGTATGTGGTGGAAACCATCCCCGACGGCAATTACGATAACAGCCGCTTACACACCGGCGATATCATCGTCGCTTTCGACAATGTGCCCGTAGCCACCGTGGATGATATGCATCAGCAACTCACGGAAAAACAAATCGGCCGCAAAGTGCCGGTAGACCTGCTCCGCGGCGGCCACAAGATGACCGTTACCGTTATCCCCGGACCAGCCGGGATTTAG
- a CDS encoding lantibiotic dehydratase — translation MIKAENFYVVRTPLLPVNTSASLAHPHLAEHIRQILQTPFLREAIYIASPELFGELEKWEQGSQDDKLVYSLYRYLLRMSSRCTPYGLFAGCATGAVSDQSGIRLHHYAQHVKQSRLDMNYVAELVTAFTAIPAVREQLRFYPNNSLYKSGSRYRYAAYQLSNKFRHYFLTAVNTSGYLDAVLDTAARGATLKDIRHCLIDEANGITEADAADFTEELLQSQLLVSELEPTVTGEQFFQRFLEKAAALQPDGEWPPVLRRIQSLLQDQQSSISEYRQLHSLVKSLMPDTSEKDLIQTDLFMATVQNTLSRTLVEDITTQVNQLRKLMRHRPHTDLENFAQAFSKRYEEQEIPLSLALDPEAGIGYGHHLGRHTDHTPLADDIVVAGAETPSPRPAGKLQQFQQQQLYRCLRENSTEILLTDADLDTLEEKDTATLPYSMYLMGSILGASAAAVDAGDYLFELNGCAGPSAANLLGRFCHGDEQLTARLKACLDREAAQEPDKIFAEVVHLPEARTGNVLLRPQLRDHEIVYLANSAAPADQQLPLSDLMISVQQGRIVLRSRKLNKIVVPRMSTAHNYRNGLPVYKFLCELQHQDYPGNLGWAWQLPGGETFLPRVRYRNIILSKCSWTLDKKDFPDLDSGKSCLAVFQPFKTRWQLPSHVVIVEGDNELLIDTTQEAALHLLFRQLRKSGTLTIQEFLSTAENCWIEGPDGRHTNQFIIPVHDSISAQKNATADTTRTATVTLPRQFMPGSEWLYVKVYCGTRTAEDFLKETLQPLAQQLTDAALIDKWFFIRYTDPDHHLRIRFHHGTRPDFWKTVLERFYAALQEFSGKDLVYRVQTDTYERETERYGDNTMEFSESLFCYDSEAVVQTIALLDEEQGEDYRWQLALRGTDMLIQDFSLAATEKPAFMEKLQQGFFREHGGEKALLLQLNDKYRKEMRKVQSILNPHDDEQNDIEEAVAFFRQRSEKTHRLLQQHGPLADKTALLPSYIHMFLNRLFLANQRKQELVLYHFLSKYYASQAAIRKQQNTSGTVHHKKTIQYEKEK, via the coding sequence ATGATCAAGGCTGAAAATTTCTACGTTGTCAGAACACCGCTTTTACCGGTAAACACCTCCGCCAGTCTGGCCCACCCTCATCTTGCCGAACATATCCGACAAATACTGCAAACACCTTTTCTGCGCGAAGCTATCTATATCGCTTCCCCGGAGCTGTTCGGGGAACTGGAAAAATGGGAACAGGGAAGCCAGGACGACAAACTGGTGTATTCCCTCTACCGCTACCTGCTGCGCATGAGCAGCCGCTGCACGCCCTATGGCCTGTTTGCCGGCTGCGCTACCGGCGCAGTGAGCGATCAATCCGGTATCCGCCTGCACCATTACGCGCAGCATGTGAAACAGAGCCGCCTCGATATGAACTATGTAGCGGAGCTGGTGACCGCATTCACGGCTATCCCTGCCGTGCGGGAACAACTCCGCTTCTATCCCAACAACTCCCTGTACAAATCAGGTAGCCGTTACCGTTATGCCGCCTACCAGTTGTCCAATAAGTTCCGCCACTACTTCCTGACGGCCGTCAACACCAGCGGCTATCTCGATGCTGTGCTGGACACGGCTGCCCGCGGGGCTACGCTGAAGGATATACGCCATTGCCTCATCGATGAGGCCAACGGTATCACCGAAGCGGATGCGGCTGATTTTACGGAAGAACTGCTGCAAAGCCAGCTGCTGGTCAGCGAGCTGGAACCAACCGTCACAGGGGAACAGTTCTTTCAGCGCTTCCTCGAAAAAGCGGCAGCCCTGCAGCCCGACGGCGAATGGCCGCCGGTGCTCCGCCGGATACAATCGCTGCTGCAGGACCAGCAAAGCAGTATTTCCGAATACCGGCAGCTGCATTCCCTCGTGAAATCACTCATGCCGGATACCAGCGAAAAAGACCTTATCCAGACAGACCTCTTCATGGCTACGGTGCAAAACACCCTGAGCCGCACCCTCGTGGAAGATATCACCACACAGGTGAACCAGCTGCGGAAACTGATGCGCCACCGGCCGCATACAGACCTGGAGAATTTCGCCCAGGCTTTCAGCAAACGATACGAAGAACAGGAAATACCGCTCAGCCTCGCCCTCGATCCGGAAGCAGGCATCGGCTACGGACACCACCTCGGCCGCCATACCGATCATACCCCGCTGGCCGACGATATCGTGGTAGCCGGCGCGGAAACACCATCACCGCGCCCCGCCGGCAAACTGCAACAATTTCAGCAACAGCAGCTGTACCGCTGCCTCCGGGAGAACAGCACCGAAATACTGCTGACGGATGCAGACCTCGACACGCTGGAGGAAAAAGACACCGCCACCCTGCCTTACAGCATGTACCTGATGGGCAGCATACTCGGCGCCAGCGCCGCCGCCGTAGATGCCGGCGATTACCTGTTTGAGCTGAACGGTTGCGCCGGACCCTCCGCCGCCAACCTGCTGGGACGTTTCTGTCATGGCGACGAACAGCTGACGGCCCGGCTGAAAGCCTGCCTCGACCGTGAAGCGGCACAGGAACCGGATAAAATATTCGCAGAAGTTGTGCACCTGCCGGAAGCCCGCACAGGCAACGTTCTCCTGCGTCCGCAGCTGCGTGATCATGAAATCGTATACCTGGCCAATTCAGCCGCCCCCGCAGATCAGCAGCTGCCGCTGTCAGACCTGATGATCAGCGTGCAACAGGGCCGTATTGTGCTGCGGTCCCGCAAGCTGAACAAGATCGTCGTCCCCCGGATGAGCACCGCGCACAATTACCGCAACGGCCTGCCGGTCTATAAATTCCTTTGTGAACTGCAACACCAGGACTATCCCGGTAACCTGGGCTGGGCATGGCAACTGCCGGGCGGCGAAACATTCCTCCCCCGCGTGCGCTATCGCAATATCATTCTCAGCAAATGCTCCTGGACGCTGGATAAAAAAGACTTTCCCGATCTCGACAGCGGCAAATCCTGTCTCGCTGTTTTCCAGCCCTTCAAAACCCGGTGGCAACTCCCCTCTCACGTAGTGATCGTGGAAGGCGACAACGAACTGCTGATCGACACCACGCAGGAAGCCGCACTGCACCTGCTTTTCCGGCAACTGCGCAAAAGTGGTACGCTCACCATCCAGGAGTTCCTCAGCACCGCTGAAAACTGCTGGATAGAAGGTCCCGATGGCAGGCATACCAATCAGTTTATCATCCCCGTGCATGACAGCATATCGGCGCAAAAGAATGCCACAGCCGATACTACCCGCACGGCAACCGTTACCCTGCCCCGGCAGTTTATGCCCGGCAGTGAATGGCTATACGTAAAAGTGTATTGCGGTACCCGCACAGCGGAAGACTTCCTGAAAGAGACATTGCAACCGCTGGCGCAGCAACTCACAGACGCAGCGCTCATCGACAAATGGTTCTTTATCCGCTATACCGATCCGGACCACCACCTGCGCATCCGCTTTCATCACGGAACCCGTCCCGATTTCTGGAAGACGGTGCTGGAAAGGTTTTACGCAGCCCTGCAGGAATTTTCCGGTAAAGACCTGGTATACCGCGTGCAAACGGATACGTATGAACGGGAAACGGAACGTTACGGCGACAACACCATGGAGTTCAGTGAAAGCCTCTTCTGTTACGACAGCGAGGCGGTAGTACAAACCATAGCACTGCTGGACGAAGAGCAGGGAGAAGATTATCGCTGGCAACTGGCGCTCCGCGGCACAGACATGCTGATACAGGACTTCAGTCTCGCCGCCACGGAGAAACCCGCTTTCATGGAAAAACTGCAACAGGGATTTTTCCGGGAGCATGGCGGCGAAAAAGCGCTGCTGCTTCAGCTCAACGATAAGTACCGCAAGGAGATGCGAAAAGTACAAAGCATACTGAACCCGCATGACGACGAGCAAAATGACATTGAAGAAGCGGTGGCGTTCTTCCGGCAGCGTTCAGAAAAAACACACCGGTTGCTGCAGCAACACGGACCGTTAGCCGACAAGACCGCGCTGCTGCCCAGCTATATCCACATGTTCCTCAACCGCCTGTTCCTTGCCAATCAACGCAAGCAGGAACTGGTGCTCTATCACTTCCTGAGCAAATACTATGCTTCGCAAGCCGCCATCCGGAAGCAGCAAAACACATCCGGCACTGTTCATCACAAAAAAACAATACAGTATGAAAAAGAAAAGTGA
- a CDS encoding RagB/SusD family nutrient uptake outer membrane protein, protein MKKSSYIHSILLAGLVIAGSTSCSKHFLDEELKSKYAPDNTLVDELGFEAASTGLQSIVRNDYGNTQGLLATFYVGTDLAITGQPNAVQAPYEDYRNLNPQTGSLSTVWNWNYRVINAANNIIFNADNPKATLTPQQRAFYKAEASFFRAYAYNQLSILFGGVPIIKEPVAVPRTDYTRASEADVIQFIVNDLTFAEANLPDPAGVKKQGRINKFAAAQLLAEALLRANKPAEAEAAAKRVIDSKFFTLITARYGTKASLPGDPFADMFTYGNMRRSQGNTEAIWVIEQQYNIPGGGSDFDQRRREWGPFYVNVQGMKVADSLGGRGIGRIRPTNWWTYELFEKTDMRNSPYNIRRTYYYNDPASPKFGQQVMPTGFDTIQNMYAHTTKWYEFQPQDIQGAQSYKDRIQMRLGETYLLLAEAQLLQGRNADAAASINVVRGRAHATPVQPAEVTMDYLLDERARELTAEELRRLTLIRTKKLVERVRKFNPKVAPTISDFNIHLPIPQSEIDVNKDAVLTQNDGYQK, encoded by the coding sequence ATGAAGAAATCATCTTATATACACAGCATTTTGCTCGCAGGGCTGGTGATCGCCGGTAGCACCTCCTGCAGCAAACATTTCCTCGATGAAGAGCTGAAATCCAAATACGCACCGGACAACACGCTGGTGGATGAACTGGGCTTCGAAGCCGCCAGCACAGGACTGCAGAGTATTGTGCGTAACGACTACGGCAATACGCAGGGACTGCTGGCCACCTTTTACGTAGGTACGGACCTGGCCATTACCGGCCAGCCCAACGCTGTGCAGGCGCCCTACGAAGACTACCGCAATCTTAACCCGCAAACGGGTTCCCTCTCTACCGTCTGGAACTGGAACTACCGCGTGATCAACGCCGCCAACAATATCATCTTCAATGCAGACAACCCGAAGGCTACCCTCACGCCGCAACAGCGCGCTTTCTATAAAGCAGAGGCCAGCTTCTTCAGGGCATATGCCTACAACCAGTTGTCTATCCTGTTCGGCGGCGTACCCATCATCAAAGAACCGGTAGCCGTGCCGCGTACGGACTATACCCGCGCTTCGGAAGCAGACGTGATACAGTTTATTGTTAACGACCTCACTTTTGCAGAAGCAAATCTGCCTGACCCGGCCGGTGTGAAAAAACAGGGCCGCATCAATAAATTCGCGGCCGCGCAGCTGTTGGCCGAAGCGTTGCTGCGCGCCAACAAACCCGCCGAAGCAGAAGCCGCCGCCAAACGCGTGATCGACAGTAAATTTTTCACGCTCATCACTGCCCGTTACGGCACTAAAGCATCACTGCCCGGCGATCCTTTTGCAGACATGTTCACCTATGGCAACATGCGCCGCAGCCAGGGCAATACAGAAGCCATCTGGGTGATTGAACAGCAGTATAACATTCCTGGTGGCGGCTCCGATTTTGACCAGCGCCGCCGCGAATGGGGACCTTTCTATGTAAACGTGCAGGGCATGAAAGTGGCCGACAGCCTCGGCGGCCGCGGTATCGGCAGGATCAGGCCCACCAACTGGTGGACGTACGAGCTGTTCGAGAAAACAGACATGCGCAATTCTCCTTACAATATCCGCCGTACCTACTACTACAACGACCCCGCTTCTCCTAAATTCGGTCAGCAGGTAATGCCTACCGGCTTCGATACCATCCAGAACATGTACGCGCATACTACAAAATGGTACGAGTTCCAGCCACAGGACATACAGGGTGCCCAGTCTTATAAAGACCGTATACAGATGCGCCTCGGTGAAACCTACCTGTTGCTGGCGGAAGCCCAGCTCTTGCAGGGCCGTAACGCCGACGCAGCAGCCAGCATCAACGTAGTGCGCGGCCGTGCCCATGCAACACCGGTACAACCCGCCGAGGTGACCATGGACTACCTGCTGGATGAACGCGCCCGCGAACTGACGGCCGAAGAGCTGAGAAGACTGACGCTGATCCGCACCAAAAAACTGGTGGAAAGAGTACGCAAATTCAACCCGAAAGTGGCGCCTACCATCAGCGATTTTAACATACACCTGCCCATCCCGCAGTCAGAGATCGATGTGAATAAAGATGCTGTGCTGACGCAGAACGATGGTTATCAGAAATAA
- a CDS encoding VOC family protein produces the protein MSQINVYLNFDGNCAEAMKFYQSCLGGDLSLQTVKDSPMAGDWPAHKQEHVLHSSLTKGPLLLLASDMGENPAGNNISISLTCDTAEELIDAFEKLSAGGEKTRPVHDFFAGKIGALKDKYGFYWMLYSHNGQQ, from the coding sequence ATGTCACAGATCAACGTATACCTCAACTTTGACGGCAACTGTGCTGAAGCCATGAAGTTTTACCAGTCCTGCCTCGGCGGCGACCTGTCTTTGCAAACTGTAAAAGACTCTCCCATGGCCGGCGACTGGCCCGCCCATAAACAGGAACATGTGCTGCATAGCAGCCTTACCAAAGGACCGCTGCTGCTGCTGGCCTCCGACATGGGCGAAAATCCCGCCGGCAACAACATCTCCATCAGCCTCACCTGTGATACGGCCGAAGAGCTGATCGATGCCTTCGAAAAACTGTCTGCCGGCGGAGAAAAGACCCGCCCCGTACATGATTTTTTTGCCGGCAAAATAGGCGCGCTGAAAGATAAGTACGGGTTCTACTGGATGCTCTATTCCCATAACGGTCAACAGTAA